DNA from Plasmodium cynomolgi strain B DNA, chromosome 12, whole genome shotgun sequence:
AAGGCGCATGCACTAGAGGGTagtaacatataataatattattatgcgtccatttttttttttcgtaattttttttaaaaaaacgctgcaaataaaagaaaaaaaaaaaaaaaaaaaaaaaaagaataatatcccaattcatcatattttttttgcgcggaAAAAGCATGCACcattaaaatttcttcatagTTGGgtaaatttacaaaataaaaaaaacgtacatgTGGTTTATATTACTtacattacattttttcgtaagaaagaaataattttcactttttcgcGATTGGAACGTGCGTATTTTGCCACTTATTTGTAAGTTcccgttttttatttttgcgaaAAGGAATGGATTCTCGAAacagttgaaaaaaaaaaaaactgtcaCCATTTTGCGAGTTCATTTTGGACCACTAAAATGACAcgcggaaaagaaaattggcGAACGACAGATCGATGAAGCGTCAAACTGCAGATCGATAAAGCGACAGAGCGACAGAGCGACAATTTGCCGAATCAGTTACGTACCACTAACATGTCGATTTATTACCATTCCAAGTGGTAggcaaaattataaaactaCTCCAAAGAAGCGGCAACTTTGATTTCCCTgcaaaaaaagttaaacgCCCAAAATTTCGTTTTCGcggaaaaaacataatataatataacccTCAATCGGTTAAATTGTCATCGAaagggaaattattttttttttttacgaattgTTTTTCGCCCCTCCAAGTTATTACTTTGCAAATTCACGCTTCGAAAGTTTTTTGATGAAATGGAACACTTGTGTTTGTGGAAGTgaatatatgtgtacacccTCTCCCCGGTTATAAATTTATCACTGCGTATTTGTCGCAAACGCACGCGCGCGTGTAtacgtgtatatgtatgaacGTGTAGATATGCTCATACATTGTACGTTCATATATAcacttttatatatgtgcacggTTTATGTATTCTATCCCGTTATCCATTTAAAAGGGGTTGCCATCTAACCTGACAACTTCGTGGCTGTTGTTAACGCGGAAAGCCTGCTTGTACATATTTCTGCCGTTGTGgataaccatttttttttatacactgTTATGTTATATGTACGAAGCCAGCAAAATGGGTCTTAAAAAGTGCGTCGttttctttgccttttttaacGTCATTTCGTATCTAAAGAAAGAGAGCCATGACACATGCCTGTGTAATCCAACCCCATTTCCCGTTCCGCAACCCGAACCTGAACCCGAACCCGAACCCGATTACATGGATGAGTACATACCTTCACTAGAACCACAAACAGAACCACTACCAGTCCCGGATGACGGAAATACGAACAACAataactttaatttttataacaatGGATACTTCAACGGAGgaaatgatgatgatgacgacgatgatgacgatgatgaaaTAATTGATAACTCCAACGATGACAATAATGATGACGAGGAGGCCAAcaacgatgatgatgaggatgatgaagaaattaacggaaataatgaaaataacaataacaattcccaaaaaaaaagaaaaagaaacaatttGTAGATTTCTCTGGTCCACTAGAGGAGCCATGTTTGTGAAGAGAAGAGAAGAGGAAAGAAGAGAAGGTAGAGGATAGCCATCCACGGGGGTGAACCATTCGCAGTGGCACACCAACCTCAAACACGTTTGAAGTGAAGAAGCGTCTTCTTTGTTTTAtcttaacatatttttaaataccaTTTGGAAGCATTCGCTTTCTTACGTGATGGTATCTCCCCTGTACGTATAGAAACTCAGCACATGTGCACGCAGAAGACTACGTGCAGGTGTGCCATCCTGAAGCCGATCTGAtgttctccttccccttaCTCCAGTTATTTCCTCTATGAGAAGAGCAACGTGTATATGAAGCGGTGAGTCTATTCTTGCGCTTCCCGTACCCTTGTTCACAACATATTCGACTTGTTGCTCACTTTGCCAAAATTGCCAAAAgttccaatatttttaatcgCCTTTCTATCAACGAACAGAAGGAATTAAAGGCACAACACCCCTGTTGTGcaccctccctttttttttttttttcattatttttccatgtgATAATAATCATGTTTAACAAAAAANNNNNNNNNNNNNNNNNNNNNNNNNNNNNNNNNNNNNNNNNNNNNNNNNNNNNNNNNNNNNNNNNNNNNNNNNNNNNNNNNNNNNNNNNNNNNNNNNNNNNNNNNNNNNNNNNNNNNNNNTGAGCAAAAAGCGAATCGGTCGGGGGGAAGTGAAACCTTTCGTGTCCACGATCCTCCACCTAACCAGTTTTCTTAATCTGTTGTCTGTACTTCCGACCTGGGAGGAAGGGGGAGttagtaacaaaaaaaaaaaaaaattaaatatgttcatgaaaaaatggaacgcaGGAAGGTGGTGGTGGTTGGGGGTAGCCATCCCCCACAAAGTGCTCTTTCCGAAGATATGTCTTCACCACGCATGGGTGATACAAAGCTCATGGTGATACTCTCAaatgaattgaaaaaaagaataaaacaaaaaggaactaAAAACATAATGGTTTATTTGATCACTTTACTCTCTCCCCATCCTGCTAACCTGCTGtatacatattaataaaCTGCGATTTATATTTTGGGTTCCTCGGCGCttgcttgtaaaaaatgtacttctCTAAATACTTGGGAATTCCTCTAGACCTGGGGGCTGGGTTTGATAAAACTTGTTTGTGTCTCGGGTTGGCATTGCAATCGACTCCTGAAGTTTTGTGcgcgcaaaagggggtgcATACGTTATTGGGaacaatgcaaaaaaaaggaatagcCATTGGAACCTTGCTCAAACGTGCGCACATGATGTAAAGCTGCTTTTTACTCATTGGCACTGCGTCTACTCCGCATGACTACTCTGACGAGGGAAATCTCTCCTTACGTACCAAGTAACGGAACGTGCCATCTGTGAATAACATACCGACATGAATTGCAAAGCAAGGTCAGGACTCCTgcacattgaaaaaaaaaaaaacagcaaattAGCAGCAGAATGGTAACCACATGGAATGTTATTAAGCTTCGCATAAATTTCAAGTAGACGTGCCATCTACAATTGCAAAGTTGAATTCGTCCCATTTGTGCAGTATACCTCTGTgccacattttaaaaaaagtccCGCCTttttacacacaaaaaaataatgtttgGCGGTAAGGCTAATCGAAAAGAAGCGCGAAACTTCCCCAGTGCAACATGAATGCAAACTGATCAAGCAggtttatacatatatacataaacttgttcgtaaaaaatggagctacacatgggggggaggggaggtgTTCCTTTCGAAgatttcttcttttgtgGACCTTTGATAACAGCTGGCGTGCTTACAAGTGGCTCAACTCTATCGTAGTGCTGCTCATTTGAAAGGAAATTTCACTTCGTCAAGCTTGGTCAAGCTGTACCCACGTTTCGCCGCGTTTTTCTGAAAAGTCTGTCGTGATGCCCTAAGGAAGGTCATTCCCCtgttggatttttttttttttttcttttttgcattcgTTCCCTAGCCCCTCTTACGCGCCATGCTATGTTAACATACGGGTAATACTTTTACGATGCATAATCCAGGTGCTCCATTGCGAACGCGAAAATGAATGAgcgttttctcctttttttttttttttcccacgttCTCGAACGGAAGTTACAAAGTTATATGAACGCATACCCCGCATATTTACACGTATTTACGCATTTATGCGGcgccccattttgtgtgcattcATTTTGCCAATACGCCCAAGTTTGAATATGTACACAAAGGCTCCCATTATGTTCGTACCATTGGGACGAACATATGAGCAAAAAGTCATATGACTAACAAGGTGAGCATGCGCCTGTAATAATTTTGCGTCCCTTCCCGTTGTTGCATGGCTTGTGAGTATACAGAGCATTCGTCCGATCACCACTCGGCATTTACTTCCAAGTTCGCCATTTTGCTTACAAACTTGTGGCCCACTTGGGGAACACATCCCTTCGCGTGAGTACGCATCAGTCTGTTTTCCTACAAGGGGGGTGTTGTCGCCAAGAGTCCATTTCTTAGTCACACGTTCACGCATAGGCACGTAACGATAAGTGTTTACAAAAGAGGGGGAGGCTTTTCTCTGTACTGCGAAATCGCATTCATCGCTTCGCTCGCCGCCAAATGATTGAAGATCCCGTAGACGAAAACAGTCACGTATACCTGAACGCGTACGACATTTGTGCATTGTTTTGTGGGCACATGCTATTATGCCGCTCGTGCAAGTGTGGCCAATTCGCTTACAATAACGCTTGTTCATTCGCCGAAGTTGATGCGCTGCACACACGTTTGTGGCGCCAAATTATTTGCAACCTtagtttatttatttattcttttttttcttgtctttttctaatttacgaaggaaaaattggCTGAAAGAATTCGAACATACAAAAATACACGAAAATGATTTGAACGAAGTTCTTATGAATTTCTTTTGCGTCCATAGGATGTATGATGTTGCGAGTGAGTTTCAGAAGGAGGCCCGGGTAAAGCGTACGTAGATGAGCGTCATGGGAGAGTTGCGTGGAGAAGGGAGATCACAAATTGGGTGATAGGCAATCTGCTGTAAAAGTAGACGCGTGTGAAGTTTGCCGACAaagtgtgaaaaaatggaatgaaaaaaaaaaaaaaaaaaaaaaatgatgattcTATGCgcagaaataaaaatcaaagtCGTACTACTTATGTAGAATGATGATACTGGATGTCATCCTTgaactgattttttttttttttttttttaattttcacatGATCTGATAATTTGAAATTGTCGCAAAATATGAGCCACATTTTGTTGCCTTCTCAACCGAGTTGACTGGCGCAACTTTGACAACGGAGAAATGTGTCACTATGTAAATAAGAAGACAGTTAAATATGTTGAGGTGCACAACTAATGtgggctatttttttttttttctcaacccCCCCCACAGCTGATATGCCAATAGACACAGTAAAAATCCGTTACCTAATTCAAAGTGAAATTatgaataacaaaattgaggaGGCCATAGAACATATCAATAATTTAGACAAGGGGGTGAGTcatcattttccttttttttctcgctttATACCTAATTCagttttccccgttttttgCGTGTAGTTACCCGTTGCGATCACTTGATCATGCTGCTCCCTTCTTTCACGTATCTCCATTTccagattttaaaaaagcataaggacctcgtttttttcctcaagaAGCAGCAactattaaaattaattttgaacGTGAGTAAACGGGACAGTAACAACAGTGACCACTCGTATTAAGTTTATTCCCCGCAGATGTGCACAACACAGCAGCAGCTCCATTTGTATGTGCACAtaacatgtatatttttttttttcccccacccccttttAGAATAACATCAATGAGGCGATATTATATTCGCAGCAGGAGCTGGCCCCATATGTGAACGAAAAGGTTTGGCAGTCCGCGTGGGGATAGCTGTGTACGAGTGAAGCTTACACATGCATGCCCTTGGTTTGTTTGCTCGTTTTCATTGTTGCCATTTCTTCGTTTATTGCACGGCTTATAGTTGTTCACTCGGATGTGAGCACTTTTGTATACCTTTGCTGCATTCCATGCGCGCTAACATTTTTCCATCTAcatccccccacacacagCCATCCCTCATTAGCGAGATCGATGACGTCATGATGCTCATGGCATACCAGGACTTTAACGTAACTCTTCATTCGTTTCAACGTTGTTACTGCGTCTGTTTCGACGTCCCGCGTCGCCTTCCGTTTTGCCTCCCATTTCGCCTCCCGTTTCTCTTCCCATTTCGCCTTCCATTTCGCCTTCCATTTCGCCCCCCGCAAATCCATCGCACAACCCGCAGAGCGAGGAGGCCAAAAAGTTAATCCAAAAAatagagaagaagaagaacaccCTGAAAAGGATCGACGACATCATCTTAAGTTACTACAACGTTGACAGTGGTGAGCTGAGTAGAGTCgtaaaggaaagaaaaacacgCGAGTGAGGAGGTGGTTGGTCCCATCAATATGGCCCACCTTCTCATTCACTAACAACTATGTTTTGTCGCCTTTTTACAACATGGTGAATATTCCCCCCTCGTAGAAAGCACACTAGAATATATCGtgaaaaacattttcttcACGCAGAATGTGTTGAGTTCGAAGGTAGGCAAGGGGAGAGGGGCGCTTGCGCGAGGCATATGTGCAAGGAGGTGTACCCCGTCGATATGCTACTTTGTTGTACCCCTTTGATGTGCTACTTTGTTTACCCCTTTGATGTGCTACTTTGTTTACCCCTTTGATGTGCTACTCTCGTGTGCCTCCCCCAAACAGTACCCCTGCAGCATCCCCAAACTGAAGAACCTGAAGACTGGCTACATCGAGTATTAcgaaaagcagaaaaagagaaagaataaaaagtcCAGCAGAAAAAGTAGACACAAGAGCAAGTCCAAGGAGAAGATTTTCGACGACAAAACTGGGGAAGACACGGCGAAGGATTTCGACGTGACGAACGAGGATGACTATCGTTCCGTTTAGCGCACCGGCGctgtaatttatttatgcatttatttatgcatttattttattttattttttttcatgttgaTGCGTGCATATGGGAATAACTCGCAACTGttaatttccccccttttgctcaCGCCCTGGTTATTTTTCAGGGGGACtctttccctccccccccgttgTCCCTACGCTTATAATGTGTTTGTCGTTTACGCCATTTCACCACTCGTATGATGTGACTGTTTTCCCCGTGGCGGAGCTCGTAGGGGTCACCGCACACCTGGGAGCCAAGCGCGCtggtgaaaataaattcaaaaggaataatttataaagttgtatatataataaaacagAGTAAAGGTTAAAATGGAAGTGGTGACGAAAAAGAGGccgtaaaaaattaaaagaaaaaaaaaaacttcatcAAAACTGAAGTAAGAAAATACAAAGGAGACATTCTTAAATaatgttttgtattttaaataaatccTCTTACTCATCGTAAAGTTGagataaatatttaaccAATAAGTGAAGGTGTTGTAAATGTACAAACAGTACAGCAAATTTATGTACGtagttatgtaaaaaataattttttttaaagttttaTTGCGTGTGCGCAGAAAGTAAATATAACTTAAAAGTACGGTGATGATTATTATTGTAAAGGTGTTAATAACGATGTTGTATATTTGATTTACTTGAATTTCGATGATGtaatggaaaaggaagaatatataatacacGACAAATAGCAGATTTACAAAAagcttcgttttgttttttttgtttaacatttttttcgccttttggtcatcatttttcacttttttttttctcacattCTGATTGTGATTATTTTCGCAAATTCCAAAAttgtttttgaaaaaggattTGTCATCAAAATGTGTCTTCTCAGAGTCGCTGTAAATTTTCTGGTTTATTTCTatgctcactttttttctgattttgTACTCATTCACGGAGTGTTCCCTCGGGTGATGATTAGCTTGGCTGGTGTGATTGCTTGGGACGCTATGACGGTTTGGGTTTAAATTGGGGCTTATGCTGCAACTCATATTATTGCTGACTTGGCTAGTACTCACACTGTTTCCTCTTTTGTTGCCGCTCCGGTCGTTATTCTTTTTACCCTTGGGGGCATAATCGGGCAGGAAAACCGGCGTCACATTTTCTTGGGGAGCCGACAGGCCCTGTGGGGCTTCGCCGCAAGGGGggttgtttccctttttcgccttctttTGGGGAGCCGTCTTCTCAGGGACCGTCTTCTCGGGCATGGTCTTCTCGGGTACGGTTTTCTCGAGCCCCTTCTTCTCGGACGCCTTCTTCTcgggcccctttttttccttcgcctcctttttgctgcccTGCTCtacctcctccttttcattttttcttttgcacaaattgttgtttttatatttttcaaatactTTGTCATAGTTTCCGTATAGCTTATCCATTTAACGTTTTTCCAATTGGGCTGCTGTCTATTTTGCACGTTTGGTTCGGTTGCGCTGTGTTCAGCTGAGCAGTGTAGCGAGGGATGGCACCACGTGGGGCAGTAGTTCCTGGGGTAGTACCTCGTAGGGTAACGCTATATCCGCCGAGCTACTCTGTGGTTAGCGGCGTTTTGCAGGGAAATCGTACTGATGACTGTCTTCGTCGCTGTTATCTCGCCAGTTCGCGCGACTTCCCGTTTTTCATTTCAGGACGttggagggagaaaaaaaagagcacaGAAACATCCgggggaattttttccacttcgaTAAATTTAACGCATGCATGCGGGAGGTTATAGCGAGTCGAATGAAATGCGCCATGCGGGGGTTACTTTCgaataagaaaatattagCCACGAAAAGGccgcatgtgcacatatatgtatgcacgtcTATTCATACAGAGCTACATGGCAGCATATGGGTCTGCACACAGACAAACCTTTCTACCCGCTGCGAtgacgttttaaaaaaacaaaacgttATGCGAAGGCAACATACAAGGTGTTaaccaaaaaagggaaaaaaaattgtaaaaaggaaaacgaaaaagtaaGCTGAAAAGTAACCGCTAAGGAGTAACAGCTGAAACGTGaccacttaaaaaaaatattgtacacGCTTCATTACGAGGAATAATCACGAagttatttcttcttcacttgtGAAACTTGccttgctttgctttgccttgccttgttcttttttttttcttctctatCTTTTTCTCAGTTTGCATCTTCGCTTATTTGAGGAATGCAGACACCCTgcggagagaaaaaaaaaaaaaaattccctcaATGGAGAGCAAAGTAAGCACGACGCACATAGTCATGCGTAGAGATATACATGTGGCATTATGGGGTCACACGCAAAGGGGGATATGCGCACGTGTGCccatcatttttgtgcaaaaaaaaaaaagtaaaataataaaataataataataatagagTCAACTGAATTGCgattgttgcttttttttttttttttttttttcttcttccattttgcgcatttATTGTGCCCACTTTTTCGTTTACTCGCTTTCTTCTCTTACCCCCGCCTTAGACTTCCACAAATTTTTCCTCACGTGCTGCAAGTCCACTTTTGGGTTAGGCTTATTTGGTCTTTCTTCTCTAACGGGATTGGGTTCCTCACCAGATGTGCTTTCATATCTACGggttaaaaattgtgaagcaAGTGTTAAGAACAGGAGAGGCAGACAAGGGAAAAGCTTTGCGGCGCCATTTCTGCTGATCGAAAGGTAGACTCATCACGGGGGGGTTGCTTTACCTGTCATGCCTCCACCTATCGCTCGCAATCGATCCTTCATCACTCATTTTCCTGCCTCATGggggaaaatgggaaaaaaaaaatgtatgcgcTGTGGGTTCTTACAATTTGTACGCATCCATTAGTGCAAAAATGACTTGCActattttcaacatttttaattatttttttggggtgtTACTTGTGCCTgtgccttttcttcttttcatacGCCAGGAGCAGAGGATTGAAGGGGTCCTTGGGAATGGGTTCGTCGTAAGAGCTACGAGGGAGTGAAACGCATAGGGGAGAAAATGAACACATGGCACACTACGGCGCGTCACGTTAAACCACGTTTCGCCGCATTACGTCGTATTGTGCCGCTTTACGTCGCATTGTGCCGCCTTACGCCTCCTCTCGTGGTATACCATGTCATGTGGGCTTCACTATCTAGAGATTCCTTGCACAACACGGTggcgcccttttttttattcaacaAAGCTTTATTGTTGACACGTGGAGCACTCACCTTTTTGTCCTCGATCTGGAccttttgtgtttttttttcctgtctgTGTCCTTTTGCTTCCTGTGCCTTCTGTCGCTATCGTAGCTTTCCTTGGAAaccctttttctcttcgtccttttttcttcattggACCTATTCTCGTGTGTAGactctttcttcttcctcttcttcctgtCCTCTGCTTGGtc
Protein-coding regions in this window:
- a CDS encoding hypothetical protein (putative) → MTHACVIQPHFPFRNPNLNPNPNPITWMKPLPVPDDGNTNNNNFNFYNNGYFNGGNDDDDDDDDDDEIIDNSNDDNNDDEEANNDDDEDDEEINGNNENNNNNSQKKRKRNNL
- a CDS encoding hypothetical protein (putative); its protein translation is MWHRGVLTLLCNSCRYVIHRWHVPLLGVDCNANPRHKQVLSNPAPRSRGIPKYLEKYIFYKQAPRNPKYKSQFINMYTAGRKYRQQIKKTG
- a CDS encoding hypothetical protein (putative), with product MPIDTVKIRYLIQSEIMNNKIEEAIEHINNLDKGILKKHKDLVFFLKKQQLLKLILNNNINEAILYSQQELAPYVNEKPSLISEIDDVMMLMAYQDFNSEEAKKLIQKIEKKKNTLKRIDDIILSYYNVDSESTLEYIVKNIFFTQNVLSSKYPCSIPKLKNLKTGYIEYYEKQKKRKNKKSSRKSRHKSKSKEKIFDDKTGEDTAKDFDVTNEDDYRSV
- a CDS encoding hypothetical protein (putative), producing the protein VPSNHTSQANHHPREHSVNEYKIRKKVSIEINQKIYSDSEKTHFDDKSFFKNNFGICENNHNQNVRKKKVKNDDQKAKKMLNKKNKTKLFVNLLFVVYYIFFLFHYIIEIQVNQIYNIVINTFTIIIITVLLSYIYFLRTRNKTLKKIIFYITTYINLLYCLYIYNTFTYWLNIYLNFTMSKRIYLKYKTLFKNVSFVFSYFSFDEVFFFLLIFYGLFFVTTSILTFTLFYYIYNFINYSF
- a CDS encoding hypothetical protein (putative), with translation MVYHERRRKAAQCDVKRHNTTSYDEPIPKDPFNPLLLAYEKKKRHRHKYESTSGEEPNPVREERPNKPNPKVDLQHVRKNLWKSKAGGVCIPQISEDAN